In one window of Zhihengliuella sp. ISTPL4 DNA:
- a CDS encoding Gfo/Idh/MocA family protein: MTTDVTGTGLGTIRTGILGGGFMARVHRTAARDAGGALRAVATRSAQGAREAAHLLGAARADDVEALLDADDIDVVHICTPNATHADLALRALRAGKHVVCEKPLATTAADAAALAAEAAESGLVAAVPFVYRYHPMVREARARIARGEAGELLTLDCSYLQDWMLRPTDDDWRVHSSTGGASRAFADIGSHLCDLLEFVTGDRIRALSARTRRVFAERAGQAVDTEDIVAVLVETAAGALGTLLISQMAAGRKNALTLELHGTRQSLRFEQERPEELWVGMREESRLLLRDPVTADPESARLQRVPAGHAMGYQDAFNGFVADVYAAIAGDAPDGLPTFADGHRAAVLTEAVLDSAAHEGRWTEVPA; encoded by the coding sequence ATGACAACGGATGTCACTGGCACCGGTCTCGGGACGATCCGAACCGGGATCCTCGGCGGGGGCTTCATGGCCCGCGTGCACCGCACGGCCGCCCGAGATGCGGGCGGCGCGCTGCGCGCCGTCGCCACCCGTTCCGCGCAGGGCGCCAGGGAGGCTGCGCACCTGCTCGGCGCCGCACGGGCCGACGACGTGGAGGCCTTGCTGGACGCCGACGACATCGACGTCGTCCACATCTGCACCCCCAATGCCACGCATGCCGACCTCGCTCTCCGCGCGCTGAGGGCGGGCAAGCATGTCGTGTGCGAGAAGCCGCTCGCCACGACCGCCGCTGACGCCGCCGCGCTCGCCGCGGAAGCCGCCGAGAGCGGGCTCGTCGCGGCCGTCCCCTTCGTGTACCGCTACCACCCCATGGTGCGGGAGGCCAGGGCCCGCATCGCCCGGGGCGAGGCCGGGGAGCTGCTCACGCTGGACTGCTCGTACCTGCAGGACTGGATGCTGCGGCCCACCGACGACGACTGGCGGGTGCATTCCTCGACCGGCGGCGCCTCCCGTGCCTTCGCGGACATCGGTTCGCACCTGTGCGACCTCCTCGAGTTCGTCACGGGGGACCGCATCCGCGCCCTGAGCGCGCGTACCCGTCGGGTGTTCGCCGAGCGGGCGGGGCAGGCCGTCGACACGGAGGACATCGTCGCCGTGCTCGTCGAGACCGCGGCGGGGGCCTTGGGGACGCTGCTCATCTCGCAGATGGCGGCGGGCCGTAAGAACGCCCTCACCCTGGAGCTGCACGGGACGCGGCAGAGTCTGCGGTTCGAGCAGGAACGGCCGGAGGAGCTCTGGGTCGGCATGCGGGAGGAGTCGCGGCTGCTGCTGCGCGACCCCGTCACGGCCGACCCGGAGTCCGCCCGCCTGCAGCGTGTCCCGGCTGGCCACGCCATGGGATATCAGGACGCCTTCAACGGCTTCGTCGCCGACGTCTACGCCGCGATCGCAGGTGACGCGCCCGACGGCCTGCCGACGTTCGCCGACGGTCACCGGGCGGCCGTGCTCACCGAGGCTGTGCTCGATTCCGCCGCCCACGAGGGCCGCTGGACGGAGGTGCCGGCATGA
- a CDS encoding sugar ABC transporter ATP-binding protein has translation MTATTTQPVLRVAGIRKAFFGVEVLRGIDFDVRPGEVHGLVGENGAGKSTLMKIIAGVQPADEGTITYRGVEVRHAHPRQAMDAGIVTVFQEFTLLPERTVAQNVYLGREPRRAGLIDVRAMNERTAELLSDLGVSFIDPQARVGSLTVAEQQIVEIVKALSFDAQVISMDEPTAALSDREVELLYAIIRRLTSRGVAVIYVSHRLKEIFDLCDRITILKDGALVSTDETAALTTDELVRRMVGRSIQSYFPDPVAGTAVGAPRLELDRCGNAYVDGVSLTLRAGEIVGVAGLQGSGRTELVEGVFGIQAFTRGAVRIDGKPVRITGPRAAVRAGLALVSEDRKAQGLALGQSILDNALLVVRNVFAGRTAASRREVPGVLRTLEVSSRGLDQEVRFLSGGNQQKVVLAKWLLTQPQIVLFDEPTRGIDVGAKYAVYQLMRELAAQGKAVLMVSSELPEVIGMSDRILVMHDGELVAELPAGAAEHEILAAATGASGPSTKGGTR, from the coding sequence ATGACCGCGACGACGACGCAGCCGGTGCTGCGGGTGGCGGGGATCCGCAAGGCGTTCTTCGGCGTGGAGGTGCTGAGAGGCATCGACTTCGACGTGCGGCCGGGGGAGGTGCACGGGCTCGTCGGGGAGAACGGTGCGGGCAAGTCCACGCTCATGAAGATCATCGCGGGCGTGCAGCCGGCTGACGAGGGGACGATCACGTACCGCGGCGTGGAGGTGCGCCACGCGCACCCGCGGCAGGCGATGGACGCCGGCATCGTCACGGTGTTCCAGGAGTTCACCCTGCTGCCCGAGCGCACGGTCGCGCAGAACGTCTACCTCGGCCGGGAACCGCGGCGCGCGGGACTCATCGACGTGCGCGCGATGAACGAGCGCACCGCGGAGCTGCTGAGCGACCTCGGCGTCTCCTTCATCGACCCGCAGGCCAGGGTGGGCTCGCTGACGGTGGCCGAGCAGCAGATCGTCGAGATCGTGAAGGCGCTGTCGTTCGACGCGCAGGTGATCTCGATGGACGAGCCGACCGCAGCCCTCAGCGACCGCGAGGTGGAGTTGCTGTACGCGATCATCCGCCGGCTCACCTCCCGCGGTGTCGCGGTCATCTACGTCTCCCACCGGTTGAAGGAGATCTTCGATCTCTGCGACCGGATCACGATCCTCAAGGACGGCGCCCTCGTCTCCACGGACGAGACCGCGGCGCTGACCACCGACGAGCTCGTGCGCCGGATGGTGGGGCGGTCGATCCAGTCCTACTTCCCTGACCCGGTCGCCGGTACCGCGGTCGGCGCCCCCCGGCTCGAACTCGACCGCTGCGGCAACGCCTACGTGGACGGGGTGTCGCTGACGCTCCGTGCCGGGGAGATCGTCGGGGTGGCGGGTCTCCAGGGGTCCGGACGCACGGAACTCGTGGAGGGGGTGTTCGGCATCCAGGCCTTCACACGCGGCGCCGTGCGGATCGACGGGAAGCCGGTGCGGATCACCGGGCCGCGCGCGGCCGTGCGCGCCGGACTCGCCCTCGTCTCCGAAGACCGCAAGGCGCAGGGGCTCGCGCTGGGGCAGTCGATCCTCGACAACGCCCTGCTCGTGGTGCGGAACGTGTTCGCGGGGCGCACCGCGGCGTCACGCCGGGAGGTGCCGGGGGTGCTCCGCACACTGGAGGTGTCGTCGCGCGGCCTCGACCAGGAGGTGCGTTTCCTGTCCGGGGGCAACCAGCAGAAGGTGGTGCTGGCGAAGTGGCTGCTCACGCAGCCGCAGATCGTGCTCTTCGACGAGCCGACGCGGGGTATCGACGTGGGGGCGAAGTACGCCGTCTACCAGCTGATGCGCGAGCTGGCGGCGCAGGGGAAGGCCGTGCTCATGGTCTCGAGCGAGTTGCCGGAGGTCATCGGCATGAGCGACCGCATCCTCGTCATGCACGACGGCGAACTCGTCGCCGAGCTGCCGGCCGGTGCGGCCGAGCACGAGATCCTCGCGGCGGCCACCGGCGCCAGCGGTCCTTCGACGAAGGGAGGCACGCGATGA
- a CDS encoding ABC transporter permease, whose translation MSHRTGARLRIDSTVIVLGILLLALVVGAILVATVGRNFLSPGNIRDILTGMSVLGLVAIGQTLVVLGASLDLSVTYVISLSSLLAATMMAGNAGNIPLAVIVTLLVCAGIGLVNGLIVTVLKVNGFIATLGIGLILQGILNTNFEGSAGEVPWAFQLIGATGVGPVPVSTLIMIALAVLVWVLLNRTRTGAHLYAVGGDPEIARLSGVRTRMPLIWAHVLCSVFAGLAGLLLASRLGVGSPTVGQQGGYALLSIAAVVLGGTLLLGGRGSIWGTIGGVAILAVVDNVMSVLQVNPFLKDVVRGIVIVAAVAVYSRRAIVRRRPRFGAGGTRTGGDDAAKAAEADMAVAAAELADPTTEVAAVDSAGDTASAREGGRS comes from the coding sequence ATGAGTCACCGCACCGGGGCCCGGCTCCGCATCGACTCGACCGTCATCGTGCTCGGCATCCTGCTGCTCGCCCTCGTCGTCGGCGCGATCCTCGTCGCCACGGTCGGACGCAACTTCCTCAGCCCGGGGAACATCCGCGACATCCTGACCGGGATGAGCGTGCTCGGTCTCGTGGCGATCGGGCAGACGCTCGTGGTGCTCGGCGCCTCGCTCGACCTCTCCGTCACCTACGTCATCAGTCTGTCGAGCCTGCTCGCGGCGACGATGATGGCCGGGAACGCCGGCAACATCCCGCTCGCCGTGATCGTGACGCTCCTGGTGTGCGCGGGGATCGGGCTCGTGAACGGGCTCATCGTGACCGTGCTCAAGGTCAACGGCTTCATCGCGACCCTCGGCATCGGGCTGATCCTCCAGGGCATCCTCAACACGAACTTCGAGGGATCGGCGGGCGAGGTCCCTTGGGCGTTCCAGCTCATCGGCGCGACGGGCGTCGGCCCGGTGCCGGTGTCCACGCTCATCATGATCGCGCTCGCCGTGCTGGTCTGGGTGCTGCTGAACCGCACCCGCACCGGCGCGCACCTCTACGCCGTCGGCGGCGACCCCGAGATCGCCCGGCTCTCCGGCGTCCGCACCCGCATGCCGCTGATCTGGGCGCACGTGCTGTGCTCGGTGTTCGCGGGGCTCGCCGGTCTCCTGCTCGCCAGCCGTCTCGGCGTCGGCAGCCCGACAGTCGGTCAGCAGGGCGGCTACGCGCTGCTCTCCATCGCCGCGGTCGTGCTCGGCGGCACGCTGCTCCTCGGCGGACGCGGCTCGATCTGGGGCACCATCGGCGGTGTCGCCATCCTCGCCGTCGTCGACAACGTCATGAGCGTGCTGCAGGTGAACCCGTTCCTCAAGGACGTCGTGCGCGGCATCGTCATCGTGGCCGCCGTCGCCGTCTACAGCCGGCGGGCCATCGTGCGTCGCCGTCCCCGCTTCGGCGCCGGCGGCACGCGCACCGGGGGAGACGACGCCGCGAAGGCGGCCGAAGCGGACATGGCGGTCGCGGCCGCCGAACTCGCCGATCCGACCACCGAGGTCGCCGCCGTCGACAGCGCCGGGGATACCGCCTCCGCGCGGGAAGGAGGGCGCTCATGA
- a CDS encoding ABC transporter permease, giving the protein MNALRTLLSPRGAVFLLLVILLVAVAVLNPSFAEPGQFMRYLQRVAPIAIVAIGQYFVIITGEFDLSQGSLITAQVIIAGNLVGQDDARTLPVLLLMIVFGVVVGLVNGVLTTLLKVPSFIVTLGMMLALLGGVMWWTGGAATGNPADSFREIGRGGIRDLPVLEFLPWAVLLLAAWLALGIVITKRPLGKTLIAIGDNARAVDYAGARRAWATTRAFVLSSLSATLSAVLLVGYAGVHPSVGRGYEFTAITAVVLGGVVLGGGRGWIVGAVAGAFALEALFLLLNIAGVPSTLRDAVQGVIIIAAVAYAGVAFRARRRRGPQPTDVPTAGTENAENRTTASSPTTRGD; this is encoded by the coding sequence ATGAACGCGCTGCGCACGCTCCTCAGCCCCCGCGGAGCGGTCTTCCTGCTGCTCGTGATCCTGCTCGTCGCGGTCGCCGTGCTCAACCCGAGCTTCGCCGAGCCCGGCCAGTTCATGCGGTACCTGCAGCGCGTCGCCCCCATCGCGATCGTCGCGATCGGACAGTACTTCGTGATCATCACGGGGGAGTTCGACCTCTCCCAGGGTTCGCTCATCACGGCGCAGGTCATCATCGCCGGCAACCTCGTCGGCCAGGACGACGCCCGCACCCTTCCCGTCCTGCTGCTCATGATCGTGTTCGGCGTGGTCGTCGGGCTCGTGAACGGCGTCCTCACGACGCTGTTGAAGGTGCCGTCGTTCATCGTGACGCTGGGCATGATGCTCGCCCTGCTCGGCGGCGTGATGTGGTGGACGGGCGGCGCGGCCACGGGGAACCCGGCCGACAGCTTCCGGGAGATCGGCCGCGGCGGGATCCGCGACCTCCCCGTGCTGGAGTTCCTGCCCTGGGCCGTGCTGCTGCTCGCCGCGTGGCTCGCCCTCGGCATCGTCATCACCAAGCGCCCCCTGGGCAAGACCCTCATCGCGATCGGCGACAACGCCCGCGCGGTGGACTACGCCGGTGCCCGCCGGGCCTGGGCCACGACCCGCGCGTTCGTCCTGTCCTCCCTCTCCGCCACGCTCTCCGCCGTCCTGCTCGTCGGGTACGCGGGGGTGCACCCGTCCGTCGGCCGCGGCTACGAGTTCACTGCGATCACCGCGGTGGTGCTCGGCGGCGTCGTGCTCGGCGGCGGGCGCGGCTGGATCGTCGGGGCCGTGGCCGGCGCCTTCGCGCTGGAGGCGCTGTTCCTGCTCCTGAACATCGCGGGCGTCCCCTCCACCCTCCGCGACGCGGTGCAGGGCGTCATCATCATCGCGGCCGTCGCCTATGCGGGTGTCGCCTTCCGAGCCCGCCGCCGGCGCGGTCCCCAGCCGACGGACGTCCCTACCGCGGGGACCGAGAACGCCGAGAACCGCACCACCGCATCAAGCCCTACAACCAGAGGAGATTAG
- a CDS encoding substrate-binding domain-containing protein — protein sequence MRRSMKIATAGVALFGLIALAGCTTDPSVAPAESENPEEAAETTEWFDQELFDKQDEERGIDPQGPADQPYLQHINAEMVDTSEFASTGAKKACFANASISNPWRQTGWITMNEQLKVLQESGAISEMETRDAQDSDDTQIADIDYFISEGNCDVFLISPNSTAAMTPAVERACETGKPVVVFDRGVNTDCPVTFIHPIGGFAWGIDTAEFLIDNLEEGDKVVALRILPGVDVLEHRWAGAEKLFEEAGIEAVDHFTGADPAEIKSIISDELAKGDVHGIWMDAGDGAVAAIEAFEDAGADYPVMTGEDEMSFLRKWKDTGLTGLAPVYSNFQWRTPLLAAQMIFAGEEVPKEWVLPQKPITEAELDDYLAANEGMPDGHYAKFGGEDLPGYPTVWQERQIP from the coding sequence ATGCGACGATCGATGAAGATCGCCACCGCAGGGGTGGCCCTCTTCGGCCTCATCGCGCTCGCCGGGTGCACGACCGACCCGTCCGTGGCGCCGGCGGAGTCGGAGAACCCCGAGGAGGCGGCCGAGACCACGGAGTGGTTCGACCAGGAGCTCTTCGACAAGCAGGACGAGGAGCGTGGCATCGACCCCCAGGGTCCTGCCGACCAGCCCTACCTCCAGCACATCAACGCCGAAATGGTCGACACGTCGGAGTTCGCCAGCACCGGGGCCAAGAAGGCCTGCTTCGCGAACGCCTCGATCTCGAACCCCTGGCGGCAGACGGGCTGGATCACGATGAACGAGCAGCTGAAGGTGCTGCAGGAGTCGGGCGCGATCAGCGAGATGGAGACCCGCGACGCGCAGGACTCCGACGACACCCAGATCGCCGACATCGACTACTTCATCTCCGAGGGGAACTGCGATGTCTTCCTCATCTCGCCGAACAGCACGGCGGCGATGACACCCGCGGTCGAGCGGGCGTGTGAGACGGGCAAGCCCGTGGTCGTGTTCGACCGGGGCGTCAACACCGACTGTCCTGTCACGTTCATCCACCCGATCGGCGGCTTCGCTTGGGGGATCGACACCGCGGAGTTCCTCATCGACAACCTCGAAGAGGGCGACAAGGTCGTGGCTCTCCGGATCCTCCCGGGCGTCGACGTGCTGGAGCACCGCTGGGCCGGAGCCGAGAAGCTGTTCGAGGAGGCCGGGATCGAGGCCGTCGACCACTTCACCGGGGCCGACCCCGCCGAGATCAAGAGCATCATCAGCGACGAGCTCGCCAAGGGGGACGTGCACGGCATCTGGATGGACGCCGGTGACGGCGCCGTCGCCGCCATCGAGGCCTTCGAGGACGCCGGTGCGGACTACCCCGTGATGACGGGTGAGGACGAGATGAGCTTCCTGCGCAAGTGGAAGGACACGGGTCTCACCGGCCTCGCTCCGGTGTACTCGAACTTCCAGTGGCGCACTCCACTGCTCGCGGCGCAGATGATCTTCGCGGGTGAAGAGGTGCCGAAGGAGTGGGTACTCCCGCAGAAGCCGATCACCGAGGCCGAGCTGGACGACTACCTCGCGGCGAACGAGGGGATGCCCGATGGCCACTACGCCAAGTTCGGCGGAGAGGACCTTCCCGGGTACCCGACGGTCTGGCAGGAGCGCCAGATCCCGTAA
- a CDS encoding sugar phosphate isomerase/epimerase family protein: MPRTIAVNTWVWTSPLTDDTLEPLARTAARMGYDALELPLESVGDWDPLRARAVLDGLGMGAVVVGAMGPGRSLLARAGDVAATQDYLRACLDAAAVLGASVVAGPFYAPTGVTWRMDETERAEVVGELRENLAPLAREAAAIGVTLAVEPLNRYETSVLNTVAQSLDALAPLLGAGVGLALDTYHLNIEEKRPADAIRAAGAAIAHVQVCGSDRGAVGDDHTDWPELLRALDDAGYRGALGLESFTGENATIAVAASVWRPLAASQDDLAARSIAHLRALGA; this comes from the coding sequence ATGCCCCGCACGATCGCCGTCAACACCTGGGTCTGGACGTCTCCGCTGACGGACGACACCCTGGAGCCGCTCGCCCGCACGGCGGCGCGGATGGGCTACGACGCCCTGGAGCTGCCGCTGGAGAGCGTCGGCGACTGGGACCCGCTCCGGGCCCGGGCCGTGCTGGACGGCCTCGGCATGGGCGCGGTCGTGGTCGGCGCGATGGGTCCCGGCCGCTCGCTGCTCGCACGCGCCGGAGACGTCGCCGCGACGCAGGACTACCTCCGCGCGTGCCTGGACGCCGCGGCCGTGCTCGGGGCCTCGGTCGTCGCCGGACCCTTCTACGCCCCGACCGGCGTCACCTGGCGCATGGACGAGACGGAGCGGGCGGAGGTCGTCGGCGAGCTCCGGGAGAACCTCGCTCCGCTCGCCCGGGAGGCCGCGGCGATCGGCGTCACGTTGGCGGTGGAGCCGCTCAACCGCTACGAGACCAGCGTGCTGAACACGGTCGCGCAGAGTCTCGACGCGCTGGCGCCGCTGCTCGGTGCCGGGGTGGGGCTGGCGCTCGACACGTACCACCTCAACATCGAGGAGAAGCGCCCCGCCGACGCGATCCGTGCGGCCGGCGCCGCCATCGCGCACGTGCAGGTGTGCGGCAGCGACCGCGGTGCCGTGGGCGACGACCACACCGACTGGCCGGAGCTGCTCCGCGCGCTCGACGACGCCGGCTACCGCGGCGCCCTGGGGCTGGAGAGCTTCACCGGGGAGAACGCGACGATCGCCGTGGCGGCCTCCGTGTGGCGGCCGCTCGCCGCCAGTCAGGACGACCTCGCCGCCCGCAGCATCGCCCACCTCCGCGCCCTCGGCGCTTGA
- a CDS encoding sugar phosphate isomerase/epimerase family protein, whose product MSSHPVTLFTGQWADLPFEEVARLAAEWGYDGLEIAASGDHLDLRRADEDDAYVASRREILDRHGLQVFAISNHLAGQAVCDDPIDFRHEGILRPYVWGDGEAEGVRQRAAEDMKRAARVAGKLGVDTVVGFTGSAIWPYVAMFPPVPEAVIAQGFQDFADRWNPILDVFDGEGVRFAHEVHPGEIAYDYWSSVRALDAIDHRDAFGFNWDPSHMMWQNIDPVGFIVDFADRIYHVDCKDTRLRPRNGRAGVLGSHLPWGDPRRGWDFVSTGHGDVPWEDAFRALDAIGYDGPISIEWEDAGMDRLHGAPEALGFVRSLLWPPPAAAFDAAFRHQ is encoded by the coding sequence ATGAGCAGTCACCCGGTCACCCTGTTCACCGGCCAGTGGGCCGACCTGCCGTTCGAGGAGGTGGCCCGCCTCGCCGCGGAGTGGGGATACGACGGGCTGGAGATCGCCGCGTCCGGCGACCACCTCGACCTCCGTCGAGCGGATGAGGACGATGCCTACGTCGCCTCCCGCCGGGAGATCCTCGACCGGCACGGCCTGCAGGTGTTCGCGATCTCCAACCATCTCGCCGGGCAGGCGGTGTGCGACGACCCGATCGACTTCCGCCACGAGGGCATCCTGCGCCCGTACGTCTGGGGCGACGGCGAGGCCGAAGGCGTCCGGCAGCGGGCGGCGGAGGACATGAAGCGTGCGGCGCGCGTGGCCGGGAAGCTCGGCGTCGACACCGTCGTCGGCTTCACCGGGTCGGCCATCTGGCCCTACGTCGCGATGTTCCCGCCGGTGCCGGAGGCGGTGATCGCCCAGGGCTTCCAGGACTTCGCGGACCGGTGGAATCCGATCCTCGACGTGTTCGACGGCGAGGGCGTGCGCTTCGCCCACGAGGTGCATCCGGGGGAGATCGCCTACGACTACTGGTCGAGCGTCCGCGCCCTCGACGCGATCGACCACCGCGACGCGTTCGGCTTCAACTGGGACCCCTCGCACATGATGTGGCAGAACATCGACCCCGTCGGTTTCATCGTCGACTTCGCGGACCGGATCTACCACGTCGACTGCAAGGACACCCGGCTGCGGCCGCGGAACGGCAGGGCGGGTGTGCTCGGCTCACACCTGCCGTGGGGCGACCCGCGGCGCGGCTGGGACTTCGTCTCCACCGGCCACGGCGACGTGCCGTGGGAGGACGCCTTCCGTGCGCTCGACGCGATCGGCTATGACGGCCCGATCTCGATCGAGTGGGAAGACGCCGGAATGGACCGCCTGCATGGCGCCCCCGAGGCGCTCGGCTTCGTGCGCTCCCTGCTGTGGCCGCCGCCGGCCGCCGCCTTCGACGCCGCGTTCCGCCACCAGTGA
- a CDS encoding Dabb family protein: MPIQHTVVFRLVHPEGSAEEREFLATGHAVLSAIPGVGDFSIRRQVSAKSALRHQFSMVFADQAAYDAYDAHPAHRAFVAERWLPEVAEFQEYDFVE, translated from the coding sequence ATGCCGATCCAGCACACCGTCGTCTTCCGCCTGGTGCATCCCGAGGGCTCCGCCGAGGAGCGGGAGTTCCTCGCCACCGGCCACGCCGTGCTCTCCGCGATCCCCGGGGTCGGCGATTTCTCGATCCGTCGTCAAGTCAGCGCGAAGAGCGCCCTGCGCCACCAGTTCTCGATGGTGTTCGCCGATCAGGCTGCGTACGACGCCTATGACGCGCACCCCGCGCATCGGGCGTTCGTCGCGGAGCGCTGGCTCCCCGAAGTCGCGGAGTTCCAGGAGTACGACTTCGTGGAGTGA
- a CDS encoding NYN domain-containing protein yields the protein MAETTDARVAVYLDFDNIVISWYDRVHGRNSYGKDRQRITENPNDPEVAERLNRAMIEVGAIIDYAASFGTLVLTRAYADWSSPVNAEYRSQLVARAVDLVQLFPAAAYAKNGADIRLAVDAVEDMFRLPDLTHVVIVAGDSDYVPLAQRCKRLGRYVIGVGVAGSTAKSLAAACDEFESYDSLPGVARPTKAAPAPVAESPVVEAPAEPSTPTAADTGAPKPKTASKSRAKVKTKTTADEPKVEEKIDDQGEATRLLERALRLGHDKAGADEWLHSSAVKTHMRRMDPSFSEKALGYRSFSDFLKSRDDIAELEETGHERLVRLREP from the coding sequence GTGGCTGAGACGACCGACGCCCGCGTGGCGGTGTACCTGGACTTCGACAACATCGTCATCTCCTGGTACGACCGCGTCCACGGCCGCAATTCCTACGGCAAGGACCGCCAGCGCATCACGGAGAACCCGAACGACCCCGAGGTCGCCGAGCGGCTGAACCGAGCCATGATCGAGGTCGGCGCGATCATCGACTACGCGGCGTCCTTCGGCACGCTCGTGCTGACGAGGGCGTACGCGGACTGGTCGTCGCCGGTCAACGCCGAGTACCGCTCGCAGCTCGTGGCGCGCGCGGTGGACCTCGTGCAGCTCTTCCCCGCCGCCGCGTACGCCAAGAACGGCGCAGACATCCGGCTCGCCGTCGACGCGGTCGAGGACATGTTCCGGCTGCCGGACCTGACCCATGTCGTCATCGTGGCGGGCGACAGCGACTACGTGCCGCTCGCCCAGCGCTGCAAGCGCCTGGGGCGCTACGTGATCGGGGTGGGCGTCGCCGGGTCGACGGCGAAATCCCTCGCGGCCGCCTGCGACGAGTTCGAGTCGTACGACTCGCTCCCCGGCGTGGCGCGTCCGACCAAGGCGGCACCCGCGCCTGTGGCGGAGTCCCCTGTGGTCGAGGCCCCAGCCGAGCCCTCCACCCCCACCGCCGCGGACACGGGTGCCCCGAAGCCCAAGACAGCGTCGAAGTCGCGCGCGAAGGTCAAGACGAAGACCACCGCCGACGAACCCAAGGTCGAGGAGAAGATCGACGACCAGGGCGAGGCCACGCGGCTCCTGGAGCGGGCGCTGCGTCTCGGTCACGACAAGGCGGGTGCCGACGAGTGGCTGCACAGCTCCGCGGTCAAGACGCACATGCGCCGCATGGACCCGTCTTTCAGCGAGAAGGCCCTCGGCTACCGCTCGTTCTCGGACTTCCTCAAGTCGCGCGACGACATCGCCGAGCTCGAGGAGACCGGGCACGAGCGCCTCGTCCGCCTGCGGGAGCCCTGA
- a CDS encoding Gfo/Idh/MocA family protein: MTGLRWGILATGGIAGAFASDLRTAGLDLVAVGSRSQESADAFASRFDIARAHPSYEALVSDPDVDIIYVSTPHPMHHENARLALEHGKHVLVEKAFTVNRAQAEDLQRLAAERGLLVMEAMWTRYLPHMVRIRELLADGALGEIRAVSADHTQQLPTDPAHRLNALELGGGALLDLGIYPISFIWDVLGAPTTIRAVGRLVETGADSEVATVMTHEGGAVSTSLSSSRGAGPNAASIVGTEARIDIDRVWYAPTTFRLVLPDGTVQEEYISSIEGRGMQYQAFAAERLVRDGILEGDILPLAESVAIMGTLDEIRAQIGVRYPGEEDDRG, from the coding sequence ATGACTGGACTTCGTTGGGGAATCCTCGCGACCGGCGGCATCGCCGGCGCCTTCGCATCCGATCTGCGCACGGCCGGCCTCGACCTCGTCGCCGTGGGTTCGCGCTCGCAGGAGTCGGCCGACGCGTTCGCGTCGCGGTTCGACATCGCGCGCGCGCATCCGTCATACGAGGCGCTGGTCTCCGATCCCGACGTCGACATCATCTACGTCTCCACGCCGCACCCGATGCACCACGAGAACGCCCGGCTCGCGCTGGAGCATGGCAAGCACGTGCTCGTCGAGAAGGCGTTCACCGTGAACCGCGCCCAGGCGGAAGACCTCCAGCGGCTCGCCGCCGAGCGCGGACTGCTCGTCATGGAGGCGATGTGGACCCGATACCTGCCGCACATGGTCCGCATCCGCGAACTCCTCGCCGACGGGGCGCTGGGCGAGATCCGCGCCGTGAGCGCCGACCACACGCAGCAGCTCCCCACCGACCCCGCGCACCGCCTGAACGCGCTCGAGCTCGGCGGCGGCGCGCTGCTCGACCTCGGCATCTACCCGATCTCGTTCATCTGGGACGTCCTCGGGGCGCCGACCACCATCCGCGCGGTCGGGCGGCTGGTCGAGACCGGAGCCGACTCCGAGGTCGCCACCGTCATGACCCATGAGGGCGGCGCGGTCTCCACGAGCCTGTCCTCCTCGCGCGGCGCCGGCCCCAACGCCGCGAGCATCGTCGGCACCGAAGCCCGCATCGACATCGATCGGGTCTGGTACGCGCCCACCACCTTCCGTCTCGTGCTGCCGGACGGCACCGTGCAGGAGGAGTACATCTCATCCATCGAGGGCCGCGGCATGCAGTACCAGGCGTTCGCCGCCGAGCGCCTCGTCCGCGACGGGATCCTCGAGGGCGACATCCTTCCCCTCGCGGAGAGCGTCGCCATCATGGGCACCCTCGACGAGATCCGCGCGCAGATCGGCGTGCGGTACCCCGGCGAGGAGGACGACCGTGGCTGA